In one Vampirovibrio chlorellavorus genomic region, the following are encoded:
- a CDS encoding tyrosine recombinase XerC codes for MEDAEAGQRVEKTIERPVQRPDVQRVHDFGLARFEEGAEAFFSYLDVTRGLSPHTLRAYQSDIAALLDWLNRFVLEKQGFEVQPQTFWREIPTAYIAHLGAQQLSKTSLARKGSSMKTFFKFLMKERYFEENSLPLVFHRPRLSRRLPNFISPSEIEQLRKAALLEPESTLKWRNLAILELLFSSGVRVGELSSLNLGHVNWEELELRIQGKGGRERLAFFSQRALQALLQYKACWSALCPDPMTAESPLLLNKNGTRLDVRSIRRVLLALGQQAGVDKPLHPHVFRHSFATHLLNSGVDLRVVQELLGHVSIRSTQIYTHVSTERLKRAYMKAHPRAAQGGAAQSGAGQNSRTEQGGRV; via the coding sequence ATGGAAGATGCTGAAGCTGGACAGAGAGTTGAGAAGACCATTGAGAGGCCCGTTCAGAGGCCCGATGTTCAACGCGTCCATGACTTTGGGCTGGCCCGCTTTGAGGAAGGCGCCGAAGCCTTTTTCAGTTACCTGGATGTCACCCGTGGATTATCGCCGCACACCCTGCGGGCTTACCAGTCGGATATCGCCGCCCTGCTGGACTGGCTGAATCGATTCGTCCTTGAGAAGCAGGGCTTTGAAGTCCAACCCCAAACGTTTTGGCGAGAGATTCCCACCGCCTATATCGCCCACCTGGGCGCCCAGCAACTCTCCAAAACGTCCCTGGCCCGAAAAGGTTCTTCCATGAAAACCTTTTTTAAATTCCTGATGAAAGAGCGCTATTTTGAGGAGAACAGCCTGCCGCTGGTCTTCCACAGGCCCCGGTTATCCCGTCGGCTGCCCAATTTTATTTCCCCTTCCGAAATTGAGCAACTCCGGAAGGCCGCGCTCCTGGAGCCGGAATCCACGCTGAAATGGCGCAATCTGGCCATTCTGGAATTACTCTTCTCCTCCGGGGTGCGGGTGGGTGAACTGTCCTCCCTGAATCTGGGACACGTCAACTGGGAAGAGCTGGAGCTGCGCATTCAGGGAAAAGGAGGTCGGGAACGGCTGGCCTTTTTCAGTCAGCGAGCCCTGCAAGCGTTATTGCAATACAAAGCGTGTTGGTCCGCCCTGTGCCCGGACCCAATGACCGCCGAGAGCCCCTTGCTCCTGAATAAAAATGGCACCCGTCTGGATGTGCGCAGCATTCGGCGGGTTTTACTGGCGCTGGGCCAACAGGCCGGGGTGGATAAGCCCCTGCACCCGCACGTCTTTCGTCACAGCTTTGCCACCCACTTGCTCAACAGCGGGGTCGATCTGCGGGTTGTGCAGGAGCTGCTGGGCCATGTCAGCATCCGCAGCACCCAGATTTACACGCACGTTAGTACGGAACGCCTGAAACGGGCCTACATGAAAGCCCATCCCAGAGCGGCTCAAGGCGGAGCCGCCCAAAGCGGGGCTGGTCAAAACTCCCGGACAGAGCAGGGAGGCAGGGTATGA
- a CDS encoding peptidylprolyl isomerase: MDKMKVSLLAGMLAVTVMVSGCASGGLAGGQKVATVNGAVISKAEYDKTYSEFQKSFHLENVPEAQKGMLDDYLKQMTLNKLILQTLINTEANKAGIKVSDEEVKQYKQDKIFNDPALKEQFKAFLSQNKMQESDFDAMLRENLLLNKFMESKGGQQVQVTDAEVKNFYDKNVEQFKMPESIRAEHILVKAIEPQLKQELRKANEKISDADLQKGVAAKKQELKAKAEKLYEEVKATPAKFEEVAKKNSEDTMSAVKGGDLGFMPEGTVDPSFWAAAEKTEKGQLYPGVVTSQFGYHIIKVLDRKAAHQQTFDEAKAAIREQMSQQKKQAFLQQWAQQQRAAAKIDVEKAYQPKEPEMGASAETGAAPAAGQPAEKSADAGKSAAGHQ; this comes from the coding sequence ATGGATAAAATGAAAGTATCCCTGTTGGCTGGTATGCTGGCCGTTACCGTAATGGTATCCGGCTGCGCCAGTGGCGGTTTGGCTGGCGGGCAAAAAGTGGCCACGGTCAATGGCGCTGTGATTTCCAAAGCAGAGTATGACAAGACCTACAGCGAGTTCCAGAAGTCTTTCCACCTGGAAAACGTTCCTGAAGCGCAAAAGGGCATGCTGGATGATTACCTGAAGCAAATGACCCTGAATAAGCTGATTTTGCAGACCCTGATCAATACGGAAGCCAATAAAGCGGGTATCAAGGTTTCCGATGAAGAAGTGAAGCAGTACAAACAGGACAAGATCTTTAACGATCCGGCTCTGAAAGAGCAGTTCAAAGCCTTCCTCAGCCAGAACAAGATGCAGGAATCCGATTTTGACGCCATGCTGCGTGAAAATCTGCTGCTGAACAAGTTCATGGAATCCAAAGGCGGGCAGCAGGTTCAGGTGACCGATGCCGAAGTGAAAAACTTCTACGATAAAAACGTGGAGCAGTTCAAGATGCCGGAAAGCATCCGGGCCGAGCATATTCTGGTGAAGGCCATTGAACCCCAGTTGAAGCAGGAATTGCGAAAGGCCAACGAGAAAATCTCGGACGCTGATTTGCAAAAAGGGGTGGCCGCCAAAAAGCAGGAATTGAAGGCCAAAGCCGAAAAGCTGTATGAGGAAGTCAAGGCCACCCCGGCCAAGTTTGAGGAAGTGGCCAAGAAAAATTCAGAAGACACCATGTCCGCCGTGAAAGGCGGAGATCTCGGCTTTATGCCGGAAGGCACCGTGGACCCTTCCTTCTGGGCCGCCGCTGAAAAAACGGAGAAAGGGCAGCTCTATCCGGGTGTGGTGACCAGCCAGTTCGGCTATCACATCATCAAGGTACTGGACCGCAAGGCGGCCCATCAGCAAACCTTTGATGAGGCCAAAGCCGCCATTCGGGAGCAAATGTCCCAGCAGAAAAAACAGGCTTTCCTGCAACAGTGGGCTCAGCAACAACGGGCTGCCGCCAAAATCGACGTGGAAAAAGCCTACCAACCCAAAGAGCCTGAAATGGGCGCCTCCGCTGAAACCGGTGCCGCCCCGGCTGCCGGTCAGCCTGCCGAAAAATCGGCTGACGCTGGCAAAAGCGCCGCTGGACACCAGTAG
- a CDS encoding adenylyltransferase/cytidyltransferase family protein, which translates to MGQVVSLTTLMEALAPLRGQSSIVTTNGCFDILHVGHLRYLQGCKALGETLVVLVNSDASVRRLKGPQRPIVTEADRAELLAGLGCVDYVVLFDEDTPEPLLEKIVPDFHAKGAQYNEGNLPEMATLRKIGTQVKFVPMVENRSTSSVIETIQQRLAAAAQPTTGR; encoded by the coding sequence ATGGGACAAGTCGTCTCACTAACGACCTTGATGGAAGCACTGGCCCCCTTGCGGGGCCAGTCTTCTATTGTGACCACCAACGGCTGTTTTGATATCCTGCACGTGGGTCATTTACGCTACCTACAGGGCTGTAAGGCCCTGGGGGAAACGTTGGTGGTGCTGGTGAACTCGGATGCCTCGGTTCGTCGCCTGAAAGGCCCGCAGCGGCCCATCGTCACCGAGGCGGATCGGGCGGAACTGCTGGCCGGATTGGGCTGCGTGGATTACGTGGTGCTGTTTGACGAGGACACCCCGGAGCCTTTGCTGGAAAAAATCGTGCCCGATTTTCACGCCAAGGGGGCCCAGTACAACGAAGGCAACTTGCCGGAGATGGCCACCTTGCGTAAAATTGGCACGCAGGTCAAGTTTGTGCCCATGGTGGAAAACCGTTCAACCTCCTCGGTCATTGAGACCATCCAGCAGCGGTTGGCCGCTGCCGCTCAGCCCACCACCGGGCGCTAG
- a CDS encoding Rqc2 family fibronectin-binding protein: MQQLDALSLKALALELDALLRNAKVSKVQHPSPHEFLLTFWGGAPRPEQLNLFYIQLSPEAPFCVLTRPRVRQDTVLNSFAKPTALCMLLRKHLQGANLSQVKTLPGERVLNLVFENLNELGEPVRLVLSLELMGKHTNMIFYDDARGEILAVAHGVGERMSSHRELAAGLPYAPPPQPAGKRLMASLSFVDFAALLAHKPADEPLLRFLNANLAGFGLRMLEDAWAMAEGSEETLYGQLQTLDSVQALQPVISGDGQRFGLLGHIHAAEEVVPCESVNALVERYFIGHLKALRLQRRREQLLLKLDQREKRRQSREKELTPVSEEQIGSFQATGDRLLSAFSAREVPAHPIPGQTTVILTHYDDGSPWPIEIDPAADWVENAQLYYRRAKKAKARQHAAEQMLSQLNEERDYLASLWQLVSQAETLAEFDTLEAEMIAAGFINASPKLLADKKQKQGTVKTDEKAGVLTLQSSDGLEILVGKSAQGNDAIVGKLSRSDDWWLHVHQMPGSHVLIRSGKEPVPDNTLLEAAMLAVYYSSARHSLNVPVIYTACKYVRKIPQSYPGHVNYRQEQTLFVSPQQTVIDRLLVARG, translated from the coding sequence ATGCAACAACTGGATGCCCTTTCCCTGAAAGCACTGGCCCTGGAGCTGGATGCCCTGCTGCGCAACGCCAAGGTCAGTAAAGTTCAGCATCCCAGCCCGCATGAGTTTCTGCTTACCTTTTGGGGTGGGGCCCCTCGCCCGGAACAGCTCAACCTGTTTTACATCCAGTTGAGCCCGGAAGCCCCCTTTTGCGTGCTGACCCGGCCCAGAGTCCGGCAGGACACCGTACTGAACAGTTTCGCCAAGCCCACCGCCCTGTGCATGCTGTTGCGCAAGCACTTGCAGGGAGCCAATCTATCGCAAGTGAAAACCTTACCGGGAGAGCGGGTGCTGAATCTGGTGTTCGAGAATCTCAATGAGCTGGGGGAGCCGGTGCGACTGGTCTTGTCTCTGGAGTTAATGGGCAAGCACACCAACATGATTTTTTACGATGATGCGCGTGGCGAGATTCTGGCGGTGGCCCATGGGGTGGGCGAGCGCATGAGCAGTCATCGGGAGCTGGCGGCGGGTTTGCCTTACGCGCCTCCACCTCAGCCTGCCGGAAAGCGATTGATGGCCAGTTTGTCCTTTGTCGATTTTGCGGCTTTGCTGGCGCACAAACCAGCGGATGAGCCACTATTGCGCTTTTTGAACGCCAATCTGGCCGGTTTTGGACTGCGCATGCTGGAAGACGCCTGGGCCATGGCGGAGGGCTCTGAAGAGACCTTGTATGGGCAATTGCAAACGCTGGATAGCGTCCAGGCCTTGCAGCCCGTGATTTCCGGGGATGGGCAGCGCTTTGGCCTGCTGGGACATATTCACGCCGCGGAAGAGGTGGTGCCCTGTGAGTCCGTGAACGCTTTGGTGGAACGCTACTTCATCGGTCACCTCAAGGCCCTCCGACTCCAACGCAGGCGGGAGCAGTTGTTGCTGAAGCTGGATCAGCGAGAAAAACGCCGTCAATCCAGAGAGAAAGAGTTGACTCCGGTTTCAGAGGAACAGATTGGCAGCTTTCAGGCCACTGGGGATCGCCTGCTGTCCGCCTTCAGCGCCCGGGAAGTACCCGCCCATCCCATACCCGGCCAGACAACGGTGATCCTGACCCATTACGACGATGGCAGCCCGTGGCCCATTGAGATTGATCCGGCGGCGGACTGGGTGGAAAACGCCCAGTTGTACTATCGTCGGGCCAAAAAGGCCAAGGCCAGACAGCATGCCGCTGAGCAAATGCTCAGCCAGCTCAACGAGGAGCGGGATTATCTGGCCAGTTTATGGCAACTGGTCTCTCAGGCGGAGACTCTGGCCGAGTTTGACACGCTGGAAGCGGAAATGATCGCGGCTGGCTTCATAAATGCCTCGCCCAAACTGCTGGCGGACAAAAAGCAAAAACAGGGAACTGTCAAAACGGACGAGAAGGCGGGCGTCCTGACCCTGCAATCTTCGGATGGACTGGAAATTCTGGTGGGCAAAAGCGCCCAGGGCAACGATGCCATTGTGGGCAAGCTCTCCCGATCGGATGACTGGTGGTTGCACGTGCATCAGATGCCCGGCTCCCATGTCCTCATTCGCTCGGGCAAGGAGCCGGTGCCGGATAATACCTTGCTGGAGGCGGCCATGTTGGCCGTCTATTACAGTTCCGCCCGGCATAGTTTAAATGTGCCGGTCATTTATACCGCTTGCAAATACGTGCGTAAAATTCCCCAGTCCTACCCGGGGCACGTGAATTACAGGCAGGAGCAAACCCTGTTTGTCAGCCCTCAGCAAACAGTGATTGACCGTTTATTGGTGGCGCGGGGCTAG
- a CDS encoding leucyl aminopeptidase — MRFEAITGQVAQFSGEVLVLGITQGSPALEDTVQVVDAALGQYISGCLNAETSVFKAKPGETLTLPTYGKLPAAHVVLVGLGKVEELKSNQWRRAVAAAVRACKKLKAKTLGMGLPEPVIRALGPEAACRLLAEGALLGQYDFHLRKTLSKAGEDNGESAANGVTDLDVLTVVEPQADRLEAIQRGLRVGQVVAEHTNLARHWVNDSANYVTPTFLRQQAEGIPGLQCEVLDFDAIKALGMGAFQLVAQGSEQPPYLIHLCYKPSGTPSRKVALVGKGITFDSGGLSLKPAASMELMKMDMAGAAAVLATLKAVSALKDLNIEVHGFIPTCENMPSGVSSKPGDIVTAMNGKTIEVNNTDAEGRLILCDALTYAQRQVDPDELVDIATLTGACVTALGKVAAGIMGTSDPLIERLRVAGEQAGEKLWQLPLYDEYKAFLKSDVADLINSGAKGQAGSSAGGMFLKEFVDKKRAWAHLDIAGPAWATSDTPEVPKGGTGFGVRTLLYYLYGWQA, encoded by the coding sequence ATGCGGTTTGAAGCAATTACCGGGCAAGTGGCCCAGTTTTCGGGAGAGGTTCTGGTACTGGGCATCACGCAGGGCAGCCCGGCTCTGGAGGACACTGTTCAGGTGGTTGATGCCGCATTGGGACAGTATATTAGCGGCTGCCTGAACGCCGAAACGTCCGTGTTTAAAGCCAAGCCCGGAGAAACCCTGACCCTGCCCACTTACGGAAAACTTCCTGCGGCGCACGTGGTGCTGGTGGGCCTGGGCAAGGTGGAGGAACTGAAAAGCAATCAGTGGCGTCGGGCTGTTGCCGCCGCCGTGCGGGCTTGCAAGAAACTGAAAGCGAAAACGCTGGGCATGGGCTTGCCGGAGCCGGTAATTCGGGCACTGGGGCCGGAGGCGGCCTGCCGGTTGTTGGCGGAAGGGGCCCTGTTGGGTCAATACGACTTTCACCTTCGTAAAACCCTGAGCAAGGCCGGTGAGGACAATGGAGAATCGGCTGCCAATGGCGTGACCGATTTGGACGTGCTGACGGTGGTTGAGCCGCAGGCAGACCGTCTGGAGGCGATCCAGCGGGGGTTACGGGTGGGGCAAGTGGTGGCGGAGCATACCAATTTGGCCCGTCACTGGGTGAATGACAGCGCCAATTACGTCACGCCCACCTTTTTAAGGCAACAGGCCGAAGGCATTCCAGGTTTGCAGTGTGAGGTTCTGGATTTTGATGCCATCAAGGCCTTGGGTATGGGGGCTTTCCAGCTGGTGGCTCAGGGCAGCGAGCAACCGCCTTACCTCATTCACCTGTGTTACAAGCCATCCGGCACCCCCTCCCGCAAGGTGGCCCTGGTGGGCAAGGGCATTACCTTTGACAGCGGCGGGTTATCGCTCAAACCGGCGGCCTCCATGGAGCTGATGAAAATGGATATGGCCGGTGCCGCGGCGGTGTTGGCCACTCTCAAGGCTGTGTCGGCGTTGAAGGATTTAAACATTGAGGTGCATGGCTTTATTCCTACCTGCGAGAATATGCCCAGTGGGGTGTCCAGCAAGCCGGGCGATATCGTGACGGCCATGAATGGAAAGACCATTGAGGTCAATAATACGGACGCCGAAGGTCGGCTGATTCTCTGTGACGCCCTGACTTACGCCCAGCGACAGGTGGATCCGGATGAGCTGGTGGACATCGCCACTTTGACCGGAGCCTGTGTGACCGCCCTGGGCAAAGTGGCCGCCGGTATTATGGGCACCAGCGACCCCCTGATTGAACGCTTGCGGGTCGCGGGGGAGCAGGCGGGAGAAAAACTATGGCAACTGCCCCTGTACGACGAGTACAAGGCCTTTTTAAAAAGCGATGTGGCCGACCTGATCAATTCCGGGGCCAAGGGACAAGCGGGTTCGTCGGCGGGCGGCATGTTTCTGAAGGAATTTGTGGACAAAAAGCGGGCCTGGGCGCATCTGGATATTGCGGGCCCGGCCTGGGCCACCAGTGATACGCCGGAGGTGCCCAAGGGGGGCACCGGCTTTGGCGTCCGCACCCTGTTGTATTATTTGTACGGCTGGCAGGCGTAA
- a CDS encoding S-layer homology domain-containing protein: MKKSNLITLSLTLGLACGMASAAMPPADISGNWAQSDINTMMDMQVMSGFNDGNFHPDAWLTRSEFSQMAARTLGLESKKANSVPSFKQVSQNGWAFGNVENQDWINNYPSGVFRPTNPVRRVEALAAVGGALNKPLLSEAETNAVLSKYSDADQVPNAARRQVATAIQYDLFEIDPASGPNKIEPLRPINRAETAALLNDLYQNRDIAIVQNGKVLAQTEQAPSTGTSAVSGGYSTTESTEAEKIGYKSPPFRNSADTIVEFRKVNTTTTPTNLEAQGPISLPANTTFTGTVAKALYSEFNKPGDPVMLILDHPLFDTNGKIIAPAGSKVLGVINSVISKNQTNDNAQLGITFNGFITPEGQRIPMSATIANTDGILKATELQGVVFHPDRSTAALSREISTSAGALYGTKIGKAEVLDEPLVQQLSSKEVDPLDKRNSNIVIGVGDRLQIRIESLGVSTTGTGAGRTP; this comes from the coding sequence ATGAAAAAAAGTAATCTGATTACCCTGTCGCTTACATTGGGTTTGGCCTGCGGTATGGCCTCTGCAGCAATGCCTCCTGCCGATATCAGTGGCAACTGGGCTCAAAGCGACATCAACACCATGATGGACATGCAGGTGATGAGTGGCTTTAATGACGGTAACTTCCACCCGGACGCCTGGCTGACCCGCTCCGAGTTTTCCCAGATGGCCGCCAGAACCCTGGGCCTGGAAAGCAAGAAGGCCAACAGCGTCCCCAGCTTCAAGCAGGTCTCTCAAAACGGTTGGGCCTTTGGCAATGTGGAAAATCAGGACTGGATTAACAACTACCCGTCGGGTGTCTTTCGTCCCACCAACCCGGTACGGCGGGTAGAAGCCCTGGCCGCTGTGGGCGGCGCCCTGAACAAGCCGCTGCTGAGCGAGGCTGAAACCAACGCCGTATTGAGTAAATACAGTGATGCTGATCAGGTGCCCAACGCGGCCCGCCGTCAGGTGGCCACCGCCATTCAGTACGACTTATTTGAAATTGATCCGGCCAGTGGCCCCAACAAAATTGAGCCACTTCGCCCCATCAACCGGGCAGAAACAGCGGCACTACTCAACGATCTCTACCAGAACCGGGATATCGCCATCGTTCAGAATGGAAAGGTGCTTGCCCAAACCGAACAAGCGCCTTCCACCGGTACCAGCGCCGTTTCCGGCGGGTACAGCACCACGGAAAGCACCGAGGCCGAAAAAATCGGCTATAAATCGCCCCCGTTCAGGAACAGTGCCGACACCATCGTGGAATTCCGCAAAGTAAACACCACAACCACCCCCACCAACCTGGAGGCGCAGGGGCCCATCAGCCTGCCCGCCAACACCACCTTTACCGGCACCGTGGCCAAGGCCCTGTACTCGGAATTCAACAAACCCGGCGATCCAGTGATGCTCATTCTGGATCACCCCCTGTTTGACACCAATGGAAAAATCATTGCCCCGGCGGGCAGCAAGGTGCTGGGCGTGATTAACAGCGTGATTTCCAAAAATCAAACCAATGACAACGCCCAACTGGGAATTACCTTCAATGGCTTTATTACCCCGGAAGGACAACGGATTCCCATGAGCGCCACCATTGCCAATACCGACGGGATTCTGAAAGCCACCGAACTTCAGGGGGTCGTCTTTCACCCCGATCGTTCCACGGCGGCCTTGTCCCGGGAAATCAGCACTTCCGCAGGCGCCCTGTATGGCACCAAAATCGGCAAGGCCGAAGTGCTGGATGAACCGCTGGTTCAACAGCTCAGCAGCAAGGAAGTGGACCCGCTGGACAAGCGCAACAGCAACATCGTAATCGGGGTGGGAGATCGGTTGCAAATCCGCATTGAAAGCCTGGGTGTCAGCACCACGGGCACCGGTGCCGGTCGCACGCCATAA
- a CDS encoding L,D-transpeptidase, producing the protein MPVRLIQGSFISALTLTLGLCLGLGVGAEPLSAQKTPPADNGKSAAAVTPVSPTEPIHIKINIPSRTLWVYEGDRIIRYFPVGVGRVGFPTPLGRFSIIRKVEDPGWENPYMASGKMRLSPGQNNPLGTRWMGFLRDPGGEYGMHGTDNPASVGKLSSHGCVRLRVPDAEALFELVDVGTPVEVVYQPVVIRRHADEVKVAVYGDPFRKGMPSVEKVKQEIQQQFPNARVDEEKLREALRTPQEKYVLVGSIAPQSAEN; encoded by the coding sequence ATGCCAGTTCGTTTGATTCAAGGTTCATTCATTTCAGCACTCACGCTAACGCTGGGCTTGTGCCTGGGACTAGGCGTGGGTGCTGAACCCCTTTCCGCGCAAAAGACCCCGCCAGCGGACAACGGAAAATCTGCGGCGGCGGTCACCCCGGTCAGTCCCACCGAACCTATTCACATCAAGATCAATATCCCCAGCCGCACCCTGTGGGTTTACGAAGGCGACCGCATCATTCGCTACTTTCCAGTGGGCGTCGGTCGAGTCGGCTTTCCCACCCCCCTGGGCCGCTTCAGCATCATTCGCAAGGTGGAAGATCCCGGATGGGAAAATCCCTACATGGCTTCCGGGAAAATGCGACTGTCCCCCGGCCAGAACAATCCTTTGGGTACCCGCTGGATGGGCTTTCTGAGAGATCCCGGCGGCGAGTACGGCATGCACGGCACCGATAACCCGGCATCGGTGGGCAAGTTAAGCTCTCATGGCTGTGTCCGCCTGCGGGTTCCGGATGCTGAGGCCCTGTTTGAGCTGGTGGATGTGGGCACCCCGGTTGAAGTGGTCTATCAACCCGTGGTCATCCGTCGGCACGCCGATGAAGTGAAGGTGGCCGTCTACGGGGACCCCTTCCGCAAGGGCATGCCCTCCGTGGAAAAAGTAAAGCAGGAGATTCAGCAGCAGTTCCCCAACGCCCGGGTCGACGAAGAGAAGCTGAGAGAAGCCCTGCGTACCCCGCAGGAAAAGTATGTGCTGGTGGGTTCCATTGCGCCGCAAAGCGCTGAGAATTAA
- a CDS encoding DNA-processing protein DprA codes for MTEHSSFEAKAPAAMATVGIRNMFDDPKQEQTILVPIMPKDELDQDTPDPNDDLAAELSMLQQKSKAIAIIGSRNIPLPHQQIIEMLAFSLTHNGNQVITSGGSSGTNAAAIRGAMKGNPELLKVILPQTIGQQPSDVQDQLIGIPNIVEHPEWSMMKLADASRLCNREIVDECQQLIILLSHDSPTLHTAIDYANENHKLVTCLYLD; via the coding sequence ATGACTGAGCATTCCTCGTTTGAGGCCAAAGCACCCGCCGCCATGGCCACTGTCGGTATCCGCAACATGTTTGACGACCCGAAGCAGGAACAGACCATCCTGGTGCCCATCATGCCCAAGGACGAGCTGGATCAGGACACCCCCGATCCCAACGACGACCTGGCAGCCGAGCTGAGCATGTTGCAACAAAAGTCCAAGGCCATCGCCATCATCGGCAGCCGGAACATTCCCCTGCCCCATCAGCAGATTATCGAGATGCTGGCCTTCTCCCTGACCCACAACGGCAATCAGGTCATCACCAGTGGGGGCTCCTCCGGGACCAACGCGGCAGCCATTCGGGGAGCCATGAAAGGCAACCCGGAACTACTGAAAGTCATCTTGCCCCAAACCATCGGCCAACAGCCTTCCGATGTGCAGGATCAACTCATCGGCATTCCCAACATCGTGGAACACCCGGAATGGAGCATGATGAAGCTGGCCGATGCCAGCCGCCTGTGCAACCGGGAGATTGTGGATGAGTGCCAGCAACTGATTATTCTGCTTTCTCACGACAGCCCCACCCTGCACACGGCCATTGATTACGCCAATGAAAACCACAAGCTGGTCACCTGCCTGTATCTGGACTAG